The following are encoded together in the Janthinobacterium sp. Marseille genome:
- a CDS encoding ATP-binding protein, whose amino-acid sequence MKKLPIVSAVERMAERKGVKLLLLGKSGIGKTTRLKDLDPATTLFLDIEAGDLSVADWPGDTIRPASWPESRDFFVFLAGPDKSLPAESAFSQAHYDHVIEKFGDATQLDRYQTFFLDSITQLSRQCFAWCKAQPGAVSDRSGKPDLRAAYGLLGQEMISALTHLQHARGKNVIFVAILDERLDDFNRKVFVPQIEGSKTSLELPGIVDEVVTLAELKADDGSSYRAFVTHTVNPYGFPAKDRSGRLDVLEPPHLGALIAKCASSASASGTAAQTHTESKE is encoded by the coding sequence ATGAAAAAGCTCCCCATCGTGTCCGCCGTCGAGCGCATGGCTGAACGCAAGGGCGTCAAGCTCTTGCTGCTGGGCAAATCCGGCATCGGCAAAACCACCCGCCTCAAAGACCTCGATCCCGCCACCACGCTGTTCCTCGACATCGAGGCGGGCGATCTGTCCGTGGCGGATTGGCCGGGCGACACCATCCGTCCGGCGTCCTGGCCGGAGAGCCGCGACTTCTTCGTGTTCCTCGCTGGCCCGGACAAGTCCTTGCCTGCCGAGAGCGCGTTTTCGCAAGCGCATTACGACCACGTCATCGAGAAGTTTGGCGATGCTACGCAACTGGATCGTTACCAGACCTTCTTCCTGGACTCGATCACGCAGTTGTCGCGGCAATGCTTCGCTTGGTGCAAGGCCCAACCGGGTGCGGTCAGCGACCGTTCCGGCAAGCCTGATCTGCGCGCGGCCTACGGACTGCTCGGGCAGGAAATGATCAGTGCCTTGACCCACCTGCAACACGCCCGGGGCAAGAACGTGATCTTCGTGGCGATCCTCGACGAACGCTTGGATGACTTCAATCGCAAGGTGTTCGTGCCGCAGATCGAGGGCAGCAAAACCAGCCTTGAACTGCCCGGGATCGTCGACGAGGTCGTGACGCTGGCCGAGCTCAAGGCCGATGACGGCAGCTCGTATCGCGCCTTCGTCACGCACACCGTCAATCCCTACGGCTTCCCCGCCAAAGACCGCAGCGGTCGCCTCGACGTGCTGGAGCCGCCGCATCTCGGCGCGCTGATCGCCAAGTGCGCCAGCAGCGCTTCCGCGTCCGGCACCGCCGCCCAAACCCATACCGAATCCAAGGAGTAA
- a CDS encoding P63C domain-containing protein, with protein sequence MNTSILTASHYGVVRFGDLECEAVVLKGGERGYVRRQLAKLLGFHEGHKGGRFARFLTDFAPNSLSELDKTREPILLPSGRQTQFFPAGIIADLASAVVNAALTGTLHKARNGIVSNCMKIMHALATTGEVALIDEATGYQFHRAPDALQDLIAKLLRQSSGSWERRFHADYYRAIYRLFGWKYQGHAQNPPHVLGQITQRWVYGPVLPEELLDEIRSRKRISDKHHQWLTDKGLTRLEQQIHSVTAIARCSTNYRDFSRRCEAAFAGGALQLGLLIDEFEEVA encoded by the coding sequence ATGAACACATCCATTCTCACTGCCAGCCACTACGGCGTCGTGCGTTTCGGCGATCTGGAATGCGAGGCGGTTGTCCTCAAGGGTGGCGAGCGCGGCTACGTGCGCCGCCAGCTTGCCAAATTGCTCGGCTTCCACGAAGGCCACAAGGGTGGCCGATTCGCCCGATTCCTCACCGATTTCGCGCCTAACTCCTTGTCGGAATTGGATAAAACACGTGAGCCGATTTTGCTGCCGTCAGGTCGGCAGACGCAATTCTTTCCGGCAGGAATCATCGCTGACCTCGCGTCTGCCGTGGTCAATGCGGCGCTGACCGGAACGCTGCACAAGGCTCGCAATGGGATCGTCTCCAACTGCATGAAGATCATGCACGCGCTGGCCACCACCGGCGAGGTCGCGCTGATCGACGAGGCAACGGGCTACCAGTTCCACCGTGCGCCTGACGCATTGCAGGACTTGATTGCCAAGCTGCTGCGCCAGTCCAGCGGCTCGTGGGAACGGCGCTTTCACGCCGACTACTACCGCGCCATCTACCGTCTGTTTGGCTGGAAGTACCAGGGCCACGCCCAGAACCCGCCCCACGTCCTTGGCCAGATCACGCAGCGCTGGGTCTACGGGCCGGTGTTGCCGGAGGAGTTGCTTGATGAGATTCGCAGTCGCAAGCGCATCTCGGACAAGCACCACCAGTGGCTGACCGACAAAGGGCTGACGCGGCTGGAGCAGCAGATTCATTCGGTGACGGCGATTGCGCGCTGCTCGACCAACTACCGCGATTTCAGCAGGCGTTGCGAGGCAGCCTTCGCGGGCGGCGCGCTGCAGCTCGGTCTGTTGATCGACGAGTTTGAGGAGGTGGCGTGA
- a CDS encoding DUF6511 domain-containing protein, with amino-acid sequence MKCWVCKRQARGFGHTDNRHGVGNPRRYPIDWVFCSQRCQNVFHAMYGNWLKAKDEPGKRREVVMIDPSDIEIASMKKCLKAFGEAAGEIGFTKPLGDYSEAEALRVIDAIVTRYTEAMVEHHEATKFPPVRGMPPTPDPLANPFADLEDDLPWETTP; translated from the coding sequence GTGAAATGCTGGGTCTGCAAACGTCAGGCGCGGGGATTCGGTCACACCGACAACCGACACGGTGTCGGCAATCCCCGTCGCTACCCCATCGACTGGGTGTTCTGCTCGCAGCGCTGCCAGAACGTCTTTCACGCGATGTACGGCAACTGGCTCAAAGCCAAGGACGAGCCGGGCAAGCGCAGGGAGGTCGTGATGATCGATCCCTCTGACATCGAGATCGCCTCGATGAAAAAGTGCCTGAAGGCGTTCGGTGAAGCGGCTGGCGAAATCGGCTTCACGAAGCCCCTCGGGGATTACTCGGAAGCCGAAGCGCTGCGGGTTATCGACGCCATCGTCACCCGCTACACCGAGGCAATGGTCGAGCATCACGAGGCGACCAAGTTTCCGCCGGTGCGCGGCATGCCTCCGACGCCCGATCCCTTGGCGAACCCGTTTGCCGATCTTGAGGACGACCTGCCGTGGGAGACCACGCCATGA
- a CDS encoding phage/plasmid primase, P4 family, giving the protein MIDFNDISLPIENRDAERDEIRAELIARLESVLTSMFPAGKKRQGKFLIGDVLGSPGDSLEVVLTGDKAGLWTDRATGDGGDIFDLIAAYLGASIHADFPRVLQEASDLLGRARSTPVRKAKAAPPSDDLGPATAKWDYFDATGKLIAVVYRYDPPGRKKEFRPWDAKRRKMAPPEPRPLYNQPGLVAASHIVLVEGEKCAQALIDAGVVATTAMHGANAPVDKTDWQPLAGKSVLIWPDRDAPGWDYADRASQAILHAGATTVAILVPPDDRPEGWDAADAIPDGFDVAGFLAVGERMPVMRSVEEIAPPDLLTGIDWSTEDGLSTAFTRRYGQDWRYCALWGKWLVWTGVRWNADQMLYVSHLARGICRNASLKAESPRQKAKLASSSTISAVEKIARSDPKHASSAEEWDADTWALNTPGGVVDLRTGRMREHRRDDRMTKVSTATPKGDCPTWHGFLADVTGGDADLIAYLQLMVGYCLTGITSEHALFFLYGTGANGKSVFVNVITTILGDYAANAPMDTFMDARNDRHPTDLAGLRGARFVSSIETEQGRRWNESKVKAITGGDKVSARFMRQDFFEYVPQFKLVIAGNHKPSIRNVDEAMKRRLHLIPFTVTIPPEKRDGRLTDKLLKERDGILAWAVEGCSRWQQQGLKPPASVVSATEEYFEAEDALGQWIEERCLLAKTSREGVSDLFSDWREWAERAGEFVGSVKRFSELMATRKFEKCRLTGGVRGLTGLSLRPKPYNASYPYRDD; this is encoded by the coding sequence ATGATCGACTTCAACGACATCTCCCTGCCCATCGAAAACCGGGATGCTGAACGCGACGAAATTCGCGCGGAACTGATTGCACGACTAGAGTCGGTACTGACCTCGATGTTCCCAGCGGGCAAAAAGCGCCAGGGCAAGTTTCTCATCGGCGATGTGCTGGGCAGTCCCGGCGACAGCCTCGAGGTGGTGCTGACCGGCGACAAGGCCGGACTCTGGACGGATCGCGCGACCGGCGACGGTGGCGACATCTTCGATTTGATCGCGGCCTACCTCGGAGCCAGCATCCATGCGGACTTTCCTCGGGTGCTGCAGGAAGCCAGCGATCTGCTTGGACGTGCGCGGTCAACACCGGTGCGCAAAGCCAAGGCAGCTCCTCCGTCCGACGATCTCGGCCCCGCGACCGCCAAGTGGGACTATTTTGATGCCACCGGCAAACTGATCGCCGTTGTCTACCGCTACGACCCACCGGGCCGGAAGAAGGAATTCCGGCCGTGGGATGCCAAGCGCCGCAAGATGGCACCGCCCGAGCCACGCCCCTTGTACAACCAGCCGGGTTTGGTGGCCGCCAGCCACATCGTCCTGGTCGAAGGCGAGAAGTGCGCGCAGGCACTGATCGATGCCGGGGTGGTGGCGACCACGGCCATGCACGGCGCAAACGCTCCGGTCGATAAAACTGACTGGCAACCGCTGGCAGGCAAGTCGGTGCTGATCTGGCCGGATCGGGACGCACCGGGCTGGGACTACGCCGACCGCGCTTCGCAGGCGATCTTGCACGCCGGTGCGACCACGGTCGCCATCCTCGTACCACCCGATGACCGGCCCGAGGGTTGGGACGCTGCCGACGCCATTCCTGATGGTTTTGACGTGGCGGGCTTTCTTGCCGTTGGTGAGCGAATGCCCGTGATGCGCTCCGTCGAGGAGATTGCGCCGCCGGATTTGCTGACGGGCATCGACTGGAGTACCGAGGACGGACTGTCGACCGCCTTCACCCGTCGCTATGGTCAGGACTGGCGCTATTGCGCGCTGTGGGGCAAGTGGCTGGTGTGGACGGGTGTGCGCTGGAATGCCGATCAGATGCTTTACGTCTCGCATCTGGCCCGGGGCATCTGCCGTAACGCATCGCTCAAGGCAGAGAGCCCAAGGCAGAAAGCCAAACTCGCCAGCTCGTCCACCATTTCGGCGGTCGAGAAAATCGCTCGATCCGATCCGAAGCACGCGTCCAGTGCCGAGGAATGGGATGCCGATACGTGGGCGCTCAACACCCCGGGTGGCGTGGTCGATCTGCGCACGGGCCGGATGCGCGAGCACCGGCGTGACGACCGGATGACCAAGGTCAGCACGGCCACACCTAAGGGCGACTGTCCAACGTGGCATGGGTTTCTGGCCGACGTCACCGGCGGCGATGCCGATCTGATCGCCTACCTGCAACTGATGGTGGGCTATTGCCTGACCGGGATCACCAGCGAGCACGCGCTGTTTTTCCTGTACGGCACCGGCGCGAACGGCAAGTCTGTGTTCGTCAACGTGATCACCACGATCCTCGGTGACTACGCGGCCAACGCGCCGATGGACACGTTCATGGACGCGCGCAACGACCGGCACCCGACCGATCTGGCCGGACTGCGCGGCGCACGCTTCGTGTCCTCCATCGAAACCGAACAGGGTCGGCGCTGGAACGAGTCCAAGGTCAAGGCGATCACTGGCGGCGACAAGGTGTCGGCGCGCTTCATGCGCCAGGACTTCTTCGAGTACGTGCCCCAGTTCAAGTTGGTGATCGCAGGCAACCACAAGCCATCGATCCGCAATGTAGACGAAGCGATGAAGCGACGTCTGCACCTGATCCCGTTCACGGTCACCATCCCACCCGAAAAACGGGACGGCAGGCTCACCGACAAGCTGCTCAAGGAGCGCGATGGCATTTTGGCGTGGGCGGTCGAGGGATGCAGCCGCTGGCAACAGCAAGGGCTGAAACCGCCAGCCAGCGTGGTGTCGGCGACCGAGGAGTATTTCGAAGCCGAGGACGCGCTCGGGCAATGGATCGAAGAACGCTGCCTGCTGGCCAAGACCAGCCGCGAAGGCGTGTCCGATCTGTTTTCCGACTGGCGTGAGTGGGCCGAGCGTGCGGGCGAATTCGTCGGATCGGTCAAGCGCTTCTCGGAACTGATGGCCACACGCAAGTTTGAGAAGTGCCGACTGACCGGTGGCGTGCGCGGTTTGACGGGGCTGTCCCTCAGACCCAAGCCCTACAACGCCAGCTACCCGTACCGCGATGACTGA